In Strigops habroptila isolate Jane chromosome 7, bStrHab1.2.pri, whole genome shotgun sequence, the following are encoded in one genomic region:
- the PCDH10 gene encoding protocadherin-10 isoform X8 has product MIVLFLFALLWMVEGALCQLHYTVQEEQEHGTFVGNIAEDLGLDITKLSARRFQTAPNSRSPYLELNLETGVLYVNEKIDREQICKQSPSCLLHLEVFLENPLELFRVEIEVLDINDNPPSFPEPDLTVEISESATPGTRFPLESAFDPDVGTNSLRTYEITPNSYFSLDVQTQGDGNRFAELVLDKPLDREQQAVHRYVLTAVDGGQPQQRTGTALLTIRVLDSNDNVPAFEQPVYTVSLPENSPPGTLVLQLNATDPDEGQNGEVIYSFSSHISARARELFGIAPRTGRLEVSGELDYEESSVYQVYVQAKDLGPNAVPAHCKVLVRVLDANDNAPEISFSTVKEAVSEAAAPGTVVALFSVSDRDSEENGQVQCELLQGDAPFRLKSSFKNYYTIVTEGPLDREQPGGDAYTLTVVARDRGEPPLSTSKSIQVRVSDVNDNAPRFSQPVYQVYVSENNVPGAYIYAVSATDRDQGANAQLAYSILESQIQGMSVFTYVSINSENGFLYALRSFDYEQLKEFSFQVEARDAGEEPQPLAGNATVNIIVVDQNDNAPAIVSPLPGRNGTPAREALPRGAEPGYLVSRVTAVDADDGENARLTYSIVRGNEASLFRMDWRTGELRTARRVPAKRDPQRPYELVIEVRDHGQPPLSSTAAIQVVLVDGAAERPGGGGGGLGAGAGAGAGGGGGGGSGEHRPSRSGGDTSLDLTLILIIALGSVSFIFLLAMIVLAVRCQKEKKLNIYTCLASDCCLGCCCCCPCCSRQARARKKKLSKSDIMLVQSSNVPSNPAQVPVEESGSFGSHHHNQNYCYQVCLTPESAKTDLMFLKPCSPSRSTDAEHNPCGAIVTGYADQQPDIISNGSILSSETKHQRAELSYLVDRPRRVNSSAFQEADIVSSKDSGHGDSEQGDSDHDATNRGQSSGMDLFSNCTEECKALGHSDRCWMPSFVPSDGRQAADYRSNLHVPGMDSVPDTEVFETPEAQPGAERSFSTFGKEKALHNTLERKELDGLLSNTRAPYKPPYLTRKRIC; this is encoded by the exons AACTCCCGCAGCCCTTACCTGGAGCTCAACCTGGAGACCGGGGTGCTCTACGTGAATGAGAAGATAGACCGGGAGCAGATCTGCAAGCAGagcccctcctgcctgctgcaccTGGAGGTCTTCCTGGAGAACCCCCTCGAGCTGTTCCGGGTGGAGATCGAGGTGCTGGACATCAACGACAACCCTCCCTCCTTCCCGGAGCCCGACCTCACCGTGGAGATCTCGGAAAGCGCCACGCCGGGCACCCGCTTCCCGCTGGAGAGCGCCTTCGACCCCGACGTGGGCACCAACTCGCTGCGCACCTACGAGATCACCCCCAACAGCTACTTCTCCCTCGACGTGCAGACGCAGGGCGACGGCAACCGCTTCGCCGAGCTGGTGCTGGACAAGCCCCTGGACCGGGAGCAGCAAGCGGTGCATCGCTACGTGCTGACCGCGGTGGACGGcgggcagccccagcagcgcACCGGCACCGCCCTGCTCACCATCAGGGTGCTGGACTCCAACGACAACGTCCCCGCCTTTGAGCAGCCCGTCTACACCGTGTCGCTGCCGGAGAACTCGCCGCCGGGCACGCTGGTGCTGCAGCTCAACGCCACCGACCCCGACGAGGGTCAGAACGGCGAGGTGATCTACTCCTTCAGCAGCCACATCTCGGCCCGCGCCCGGGAGCTCTTCGGCATCGCGCCGCGCACCGGGCGGCTGGAGGTGAGCGGCGAGCTGGACTACGAGGAGAGCAGCGTGTACCAGGTGTACGTGCAAGCCAAGGACCTGGGGCCCAACGCCGTGCCGGCGCACTGCAAGGTGCTTGTGCGGGTGCTGGACGCCAACGACAACGCGCCCGAGATCAGCTTCTCCACCGTCAAGGAGGCGGTGAGCgaggcggcggcgccgggcACGGTGGTGGCCCTCTTCAGCGTCTCGGACCGCGACTCGGAGGAAAATGGGCAAGTGCAGTGCGAGCTGCTGCAGGGCGACGCTCCCTTCCGCCTCAAGAGCTCCTTCAAGAACTACTACACCATCGTCACCGAGGGGCCGCTGGACCGCGAGCAGCCGGGCGGCGATGCCTACACCCTCACCGTGGTGGCCCGGGACCGCGGCGAGCCGCCGCTGAGCACTAGCAAGTCCATTCAGGTGCGGGTGAGCGACGTGAACGACAACGCGCCGCGCTTCAGCCAGCCCGTCTACCAGGTCTACGTGAGCGAGAACAACGTGCCCGGCGCCTACATCTACGCCGTCAGCGCCACCGACCGGGACCAGGGCGCCAACGCCCAACTCGCCTACTCCATCCTGGAAAGCCAGATCCAGGGCATGTCCGTCTTCACCTACGTCTCCATCAACTCCGAGAACGGCTTCCTCTACGCCCTCCGCTCCTTCGACTACGAGCAGCTCAAGGAGTTCAGCTTCCAGGTGGAGGCCCGCGACGCCGGCGAGGAGCCGCAGCCGCTGGCCGGCAACGCCACCGTCAACATCATCGTGGTGGACCAGAACGACAACGCTCCCGCCATCGTCAGCCCCCTGCCCGGCCGGAACGGCACCCCGGCGCGGGAGGCGCTGCCCCGCGGCGCCGAGCCGGGCTACCTGGTGAGCCGGGTGACAGCGGTGGACGCCGACGACGGGGAGAACGCTCGCCTCACCTACAGCATCGTGCGAGGCAATGAGGCCAGCCTCTTCCGCATGGACTGGCGCACCGGGGAGCTGCGGACCGCGCGCAGGGTGCCGGCCAAGCGCGACCCCCAGCGCCCCTACGAGCTGGTCATCGAGGTGCGCGACCACGGGCAGCCGCCACTCTCCTCCACCGCCGCCATCCAGGTGGTGCTGGTGGACGGCGCGGCCGAgcggcccggcggcggcggcggcggcctgggcgcgggagcgggagcgggcgcggggggcggcggcggcggcgggtcCGGCGAGCATCGCCCCAGCCGCTCCGGGGGGGACACCTCACTCGACCTCACCCTTATCCTCATCATAGCCCTGGGCTCCGTCTCCTTCATCTTCCTGCTGGCGATGATCGTGCTGGCCGTGCGCTGCCAGAAGGAGAAGAAGCTCAACATCTACACCTGCCTGGCCAGCGACTGctgcctgggctgctgctgctgctgcccttgctGCAGCCGCCAGGCGCGGGCCCGCAAGAAGAAGCTCAGCAAGTCGGACATCATGCTGGTGCAGAGCTCCAACGTGCCCAGCAACCCGGCGCAGGTGCCGGTGGAGGAGTCGGGCAGCTTCGGATCCCACCACCACAACCAGAACTACTGCTACCAGGTCTGCCTCACCCCCGAGTCCGCCAAGACCGACCTGATGTTCCTCAAGCCCTGCAGCCCTTCTCGCAGCACCGACGCCGAGCACAACCCCTGCGGGGCCATCGTCACCGGCTACGCCGACCAGCAGCCCGACATCATCTCCAACGGCAGCATCTTGTCCAGCGAG acAAAACATCAGCGTGCTGAGCTCAGTTATCTAGTTGACAGACCCCGACGAGTAAACAG TTCTGCATTCCAGGAAGCAGACATAGTAAGCTCTAAGGACAGTGGTCATGGAGACAGTGAGCAAGGAGACAGTGATCATGATGCCACTAATCGAGGTCAATCCTCTG GCATGGATCTCTTCTCCAATTGCACGGAGGAATGTAAAGCACTGGGCCACTCAGATCGGTGCTGGATGCCTTCCTTTGTTCCATCCGATGGACGCCAAGCTGCAGATTACCGCAGCAATCTGCATGTACCTGGCATGGACTCCGTTCCAGACACTGAAGTGTTTGAAACACCAGAAGCCCAGCCGGGCGCAGAAAGGTCCTTCTCCACCTTCGGCAAAGAGAAGGCCCTTCACAACACTCTGGAAAGGAAGGAGTTGGATGGACTGCTGTCTAATACACGAGCGCCTTACAAACCACCATATTTGA CACGCAAAAGGATATGCTAG
- the PCDH10 gene encoding protocadherin-10 isoform X9 has translation MIVLFLFALLWMVEGALCQLHYTVQEEQEHGTFVGNIAEDLGLDITKLSARRFQTAPNSRSPYLELNLETGVLYVNEKIDREQICKQSPSCLLHLEVFLENPLELFRVEIEVLDINDNPPSFPEPDLTVEISESATPGTRFPLESAFDPDVGTNSLRTYEITPNSYFSLDVQTQGDGNRFAELVLDKPLDREQQAVHRYVLTAVDGGQPQQRTGTALLTIRVLDSNDNVPAFEQPVYTVSLPENSPPGTLVLQLNATDPDEGQNGEVIYSFSSHISARARELFGIAPRTGRLEVSGELDYEESSVYQVYVQAKDLGPNAVPAHCKVLVRVLDANDNAPEISFSTVKEAVSEAAAPGTVVALFSVSDRDSEENGQVQCELLQGDAPFRLKSSFKNYYTIVTEGPLDREQPGGDAYTLTVVARDRGEPPLSTSKSIQVRVSDVNDNAPRFSQPVYQVYVSENNVPGAYIYAVSATDRDQGANAQLAYSILESQIQGMSVFTYVSINSENGFLYALRSFDYEQLKEFSFQVEARDAGEEPQPLAGNATVNIIVVDQNDNAPAIVSPLPGRNGTPAREALPRGAEPGYLVSRVTAVDADDGENARLTYSIVRGNEASLFRMDWRTGELRTARRVPAKRDPQRPYELVIEVRDHGQPPLSSTAAIQVVLVDGAAERPGGGGGGLGAGAGAGAGGGGGGGSGEHRPSRSGGDTSLDLTLILIIALGSVSFIFLLAMIVLAVRCQKEKKLNIYTCLASDCCLGCCCCCPCCSRQARARKKKLSKSDIMLVQSSNVPSNPAQVPVEESGSFGSHHHNQNYCYQVCLTPESAKTDLMFLKPCSPSRSTDAEHNPCGAIVTGYADQQPDIISNGSILSSETKHQRAELSYLVDRPRRVNSSAFQEADIVSSKDSGHGDSEQGDSDHDATNRGQSSARKRIC, from the exons AACTCCCGCAGCCCTTACCTGGAGCTCAACCTGGAGACCGGGGTGCTCTACGTGAATGAGAAGATAGACCGGGAGCAGATCTGCAAGCAGagcccctcctgcctgctgcaccTGGAGGTCTTCCTGGAGAACCCCCTCGAGCTGTTCCGGGTGGAGATCGAGGTGCTGGACATCAACGACAACCCTCCCTCCTTCCCGGAGCCCGACCTCACCGTGGAGATCTCGGAAAGCGCCACGCCGGGCACCCGCTTCCCGCTGGAGAGCGCCTTCGACCCCGACGTGGGCACCAACTCGCTGCGCACCTACGAGATCACCCCCAACAGCTACTTCTCCCTCGACGTGCAGACGCAGGGCGACGGCAACCGCTTCGCCGAGCTGGTGCTGGACAAGCCCCTGGACCGGGAGCAGCAAGCGGTGCATCGCTACGTGCTGACCGCGGTGGACGGcgggcagccccagcagcgcACCGGCACCGCCCTGCTCACCATCAGGGTGCTGGACTCCAACGACAACGTCCCCGCCTTTGAGCAGCCCGTCTACACCGTGTCGCTGCCGGAGAACTCGCCGCCGGGCACGCTGGTGCTGCAGCTCAACGCCACCGACCCCGACGAGGGTCAGAACGGCGAGGTGATCTACTCCTTCAGCAGCCACATCTCGGCCCGCGCCCGGGAGCTCTTCGGCATCGCGCCGCGCACCGGGCGGCTGGAGGTGAGCGGCGAGCTGGACTACGAGGAGAGCAGCGTGTACCAGGTGTACGTGCAAGCCAAGGACCTGGGGCCCAACGCCGTGCCGGCGCACTGCAAGGTGCTTGTGCGGGTGCTGGACGCCAACGACAACGCGCCCGAGATCAGCTTCTCCACCGTCAAGGAGGCGGTGAGCgaggcggcggcgccgggcACGGTGGTGGCCCTCTTCAGCGTCTCGGACCGCGACTCGGAGGAAAATGGGCAAGTGCAGTGCGAGCTGCTGCAGGGCGACGCTCCCTTCCGCCTCAAGAGCTCCTTCAAGAACTACTACACCATCGTCACCGAGGGGCCGCTGGACCGCGAGCAGCCGGGCGGCGATGCCTACACCCTCACCGTGGTGGCCCGGGACCGCGGCGAGCCGCCGCTGAGCACTAGCAAGTCCATTCAGGTGCGGGTGAGCGACGTGAACGACAACGCGCCGCGCTTCAGCCAGCCCGTCTACCAGGTCTACGTGAGCGAGAACAACGTGCCCGGCGCCTACATCTACGCCGTCAGCGCCACCGACCGGGACCAGGGCGCCAACGCCCAACTCGCCTACTCCATCCTGGAAAGCCAGATCCAGGGCATGTCCGTCTTCACCTACGTCTCCATCAACTCCGAGAACGGCTTCCTCTACGCCCTCCGCTCCTTCGACTACGAGCAGCTCAAGGAGTTCAGCTTCCAGGTGGAGGCCCGCGACGCCGGCGAGGAGCCGCAGCCGCTGGCCGGCAACGCCACCGTCAACATCATCGTGGTGGACCAGAACGACAACGCTCCCGCCATCGTCAGCCCCCTGCCCGGCCGGAACGGCACCCCGGCGCGGGAGGCGCTGCCCCGCGGCGCCGAGCCGGGCTACCTGGTGAGCCGGGTGACAGCGGTGGACGCCGACGACGGGGAGAACGCTCGCCTCACCTACAGCATCGTGCGAGGCAATGAGGCCAGCCTCTTCCGCATGGACTGGCGCACCGGGGAGCTGCGGACCGCGCGCAGGGTGCCGGCCAAGCGCGACCCCCAGCGCCCCTACGAGCTGGTCATCGAGGTGCGCGACCACGGGCAGCCGCCACTCTCCTCCACCGCCGCCATCCAGGTGGTGCTGGTGGACGGCGCGGCCGAgcggcccggcggcggcggcggcggcctgggcgcgggagcgggagcgggcgcggggggcggcggcggcggcgggtcCGGCGAGCATCGCCCCAGCCGCTCCGGGGGGGACACCTCACTCGACCTCACCCTTATCCTCATCATAGCCCTGGGCTCCGTCTCCTTCATCTTCCTGCTGGCGATGATCGTGCTGGCCGTGCGCTGCCAGAAGGAGAAGAAGCTCAACATCTACACCTGCCTGGCCAGCGACTGctgcctgggctgctgctgctgctgcccttgctGCAGCCGCCAGGCGCGGGCCCGCAAGAAGAAGCTCAGCAAGTCGGACATCATGCTGGTGCAGAGCTCCAACGTGCCCAGCAACCCGGCGCAGGTGCCGGTGGAGGAGTCGGGCAGCTTCGGATCCCACCACCACAACCAGAACTACTGCTACCAGGTCTGCCTCACCCCCGAGTCCGCCAAGACCGACCTGATGTTCCTCAAGCCCTGCAGCCCTTCTCGCAGCACCGACGCCGAGCACAACCCCTGCGGGGCCATCGTCACCGGCTACGCCGACCAGCAGCCCGACATCATCTCCAACGGCAGCATCTTGTCCAGCGAG acAAAACATCAGCGTGCTGAGCTCAGTTATCTAGTTGACAGACCCCGACGAGTAAACAG TTCTGCATTCCAGGAAGCAGACATAGTAAGCTCTAAGGACAGTGGTCATGGAGACAGTGAGCAAGGAGACAGTGATCATGATGCCACTAATCGAGGTCAATCCTCTG CACGCAAAAGGATATGCTAG
- the PCDH10 gene encoding protocadherin-10 isoform X4, protein MIVLFLFALLWMVEGALCQLHYTVQEEQEHGTFVGNIAEDLGLDITKLSARRFQTAPNSRSPYLELNLETGVLYVNEKIDREQICKQSPSCLLHLEVFLENPLELFRVEIEVLDINDNPPSFPEPDLTVEISESATPGTRFPLESAFDPDVGTNSLRTYEITPNSYFSLDVQTQGDGNRFAELVLDKPLDREQQAVHRYVLTAVDGGQPQQRTGTALLTIRVLDSNDNVPAFEQPVYTVSLPENSPPGTLVLQLNATDPDEGQNGEVIYSFSSHISARARELFGIAPRTGRLEVSGELDYEESSVYQVYVQAKDLGPNAVPAHCKVLVRVLDANDNAPEISFSTVKEAVSEAAAPGTVVALFSVSDRDSEENGQVQCELLQGDAPFRLKSSFKNYYTIVTEGPLDREQPGGDAYTLTVVARDRGEPPLSTSKSIQVRVSDVNDNAPRFSQPVYQVYVSENNVPGAYIYAVSATDRDQGANAQLAYSILESQIQGMSVFTYVSINSENGFLYALRSFDYEQLKEFSFQVEARDAGEEPQPLAGNATVNIIVVDQNDNAPAIVSPLPGRNGTPAREALPRGAEPGYLVSRVTAVDADDGENARLTYSIVRGNEASLFRMDWRTGELRTARRVPAKRDPQRPYELVIEVRDHGQPPLSSTAAIQVVLVDGAAERPGGGGGGLGAGAGAGAGGGGGGGSGEHRPSRSGGDTSLDLTLILIIALGSVSFIFLLAMIVLAVRCQKEKKLNIYTCLASDCCLGCCCCCPCCSRQARARKKKLSKSDIMLVQSSNVPSNPAQVPVEESGSFGSHHHNQNYCYQVCLTPESAKTDLMFLKPCSPSRSTDAEHNPCGAIVTGYADQQPDIISNGSILSSETKHQRAELSYLVDRPRRVNSSAFQEADIVSSKDSGHGDSEQGDSDHDATNRGQSSGMDLFSNCTEECKALGHSDRCWMPSFVPSDGRQAADYRSNLHVPGMDSVPDTEVFETPEAQPGAERSFSTFGKEKALHNTLERKELDGLLSNTRAPYKPPYLKHGWLQSNPHPSSPSPSRVSHPLPGCTTSKARKRIC, encoded by the exons AACTCCCGCAGCCCTTACCTGGAGCTCAACCTGGAGACCGGGGTGCTCTACGTGAATGAGAAGATAGACCGGGAGCAGATCTGCAAGCAGagcccctcctgcctgctgcaccTGGAGGTCTTCCTGGAGAACCCCCTCGAGCTGTTCCGGGTGGAGATCGAGGTGCTGGACATCAACGACAACCCTCCCTCCTTCCCGGAGCCCGACCTCACCGTGGAGATCTCGGAAAGCGCCACGCCGGGCACCCGCTTCCCGCTGGAGAGCGCCTTCGACCCCGACGTGGGCACCAACTCGCTGCGCACCTACGAGATCACCCCCAACAGCTACTTCTCCCTCGACGTGCAGACGCAGGGCGACGGCAACCGCTTCGCCGAGCTGGTGCTGGACAAGCCCCTGGACCGGGAGCAGCAAGCGGTGCATCGCTACGTGCTGACCGCGGTGGACGGcgggcagccccagcagcgcACCGGCACCGCCCTGCTCACCATCAGGGTGCTGGACTCCAACGACAACGTCCCCGCCTTTGAGCAGCCCGTCTACACCGTGTCGCTGCCGGAGAACTCGCCGCCGGGCACGCTGGTGCTGCAGCTCAACGCCACCGACCCCGACGAGGGTCAGAACGGCGAGGTGATCTACTCCTTCAGCAGCCACATCTCGGCCCGCGCCCGGGAGCTCTTCGGCATCGCGCCGCGCACCGGGCGGCTGGAGGTGAGCGGCGAGCTGGACTACGAGGAGAGCAGCGTGTACCAGGTGTACGTGCAAGCCAAGGACCTGGGGCCCAACGCCGTGCCGGCGCACTGCAAGGTGCTTGTGCGGGTGCTGGACGCCAACGACAACGCGCCCGAGATCAGCTTCTCCACCGTCAAGGAGGCGGTGAGCgaggcggcggcgccgggcACGGTGGTGGCCCTCTTCAGCGTCTCGGACCGCGACTCGGAGGAAAATGGGCAAGTGCAGTGCGAGCTGCTGCAGGGCGACGCTCCCTTCCGCCTCAAGAGCTCCTTCAAGAACTACTACACCATCGTCACCGAGGGGCCGCTGGACCGCGAGCAGCCGGGCGGCGATGCCTACACCCTCACCGTGGTGGCCCGGGACCGCGGCGAGCCGCCGCTGAGCACTAGCAAGTCCATTCAGGTGCGGGTGAGCGACGTGAACGACAACGCGCCGCGCTTCAGCCAGCCCGTCTACCAGGTCTACGTGAGCGAGAACAACGTGCCCGGCGCCTACATCTACGCCGTCAGCGCCACCGACCGGGACCAGGGCGCCAACGCCCAACTCGCCTACTCCATCCTGGAAAGCCAGATCCAGGGCATGTCCGTCTTCACCTACGTCTCCATCAACTCCGAGAACGGCTTCCTCTACGCCCTCCGCTCCTTCGACTACGAGCAGCTCAAGGAGTTCAGCTTCCAGGTGGAGGCCCGCGACGCCGGCGAGGAGCCGCAGCCGCTGGCCGGCAACGCCACCGTCAACATCATCGTGGTGGACCAGAACGACAACGCTCCCGCCATCGTCAGCCCCCTGCCCGGCCGGAACGGCACCCCGGCGCGGGAGGCGCTGCCCCGCGGCGCCGAGCCGGGCTACCTGGTGAGCCGGGTGACAGCGGTGGACGCCGACGACGGGGAGAACGCTCGCCTCACCTACAGCATCGTGCGAGGCAATGAGGCCAGCCTCTTCCGCATGGACTGGCGCACCGGGGAGCTGCGGACCGCGCGCAGGGTGCCGGCCAAGCGCGACCCCCAGCGCCCCTACGAGCTGGTCATCGAGGTGCGCGACCACGGGCAGCCGCCACTCTCCTCCACCGCCGCCATCCAGGTGGTGCTGGTGGACGGCGCGGCCGAgcggcccggcggcggcggcggcggcctgggcgcgggagcgggagcgggcgcggggggcggcggcggcggcgggtcCGGCGAGCATCGCCCCAGCCGCTCCGGGGGGGACACCTCACTCGACCTCACCCTTATCCTCATCATAGCCCTGGGCTCCGTCTCCTTCATCTTCCTGCTGGCGATGATCGTGCTGGCCGTGCGCTGCCAGAAGGAGAAGAAGCTCAACATCTACACCTGCCTGGCCAGCGACTGctgcctgggctgctgctgctgctgcccttgctGCAGCCGCCAGGCGCGGGCCCGCAAGAAGAAGCTCAGCAAGTCGGACATCATGCTGGTGCAGAGCTCCAACGTGCCCAGCAACCCGGCGCAGGTGCCGGTGGAGGAGTCGGGCAGCTTCGGATCCCACCACCACAACCAGAACTACTGCTACCAGGTCTGCCTCACCCCCGAGTCCGCCAAGACCGACCTGATGTTCCTCAAGCCCTGCAGCCCTTCTCGCAGCACCGACGCCGAGCACAACCCCTGCGGGGCCATCGTCACCGGCTACGCCGACCAGCAGCCCGACATCATCTCCAACGGCAGCATCTTGTCCAGCGAG acAAAACATCAGCGTGCTGAGCTCAGTTATCTAGTTGACAGACCCCGACGAGTAAACAG TTCTGCATTCCAGGAAGCAGACATAGTAAGCTCTAAGGACAGTGGTCATGGAGACAGTGAGCAAGGAGACAGTGATCATGATGCCACTAATCGAGGTCAATCCTCTG GCATGGATCTCTTCTCCAATTGCACGGAGGAATGTAAAGCACTGGGCCACTCAGATCGGTGCTGGATGCCTTCCTTTGTTCCATCCGATGGACGCCAAGCTGCAGATTACCGCAGCAATCTGCATGTACCTGGCATGGACTCCGTTCCAGACACTGAAGTGTTTGAAACACCAGAAGCCCAGCCGGGCGCAGAAAGGTCCTTCTCCACCTTCGGCAAAGAGAAGGCCCTTCACAACACTCTGGAAAGGAAGGAGTTGGATGGACTGCTGTCTAATACACGAGCGCCTTACAAACCACCATATTTGA AACATGGGTGGCTGCAGAGTAATCCCCAtccttcatcccccagccccagccgTGTGTCTCACCCTTTACCTGGATGCACCACTTCAAAGG CACGCAAAAGGATATGCTAG